The Arachis duranensis cultivar V14167 chromosome 2, aradu.V14167.gnm2.J7QH, whole genome shotgun sequence genome has a window encoding:
- the LOC127744717 gene encoding uncharacterized protein LOC127744717 encodes MAVALLAAAVAIELEERRCRDVIEPLLPLPCSCSVRAHVLSYPLLLPSLKLAISATPLFWSYFTSYFDLLRRSRALPLPYSPKNMSELTNLPTTSPLPLLFSTSAATILSQSKLLFTVADTVIFGFVSDSYEF; translated from the exons ATGGCTGTCGCCCTACTTGCTGCTGCCGTCGCCATCGAGCTTGAAGAAAGACGATGCCGAGATGTCATTGAGCCACTGTTACCGCTGCCTTGCTCCTGCTCTGTCCGAGCCCATGTTCTGTCCTATCCATTGCTATTGCCGTCGTTGAAGCTTGCCATATCTGCCACACCACTGTTCTGGTCCTATTTCACTTCCTACTTTGATTTGCTTCGTCGTAGCCGAGCCTTGCCACTCCCCTATTCCCCGAAAAACATGTCGGAGCTTACAAACTTGCCAACAACATCGCCCTTGCCCCT CCTCTTTTCTACTTCAGCTGCTACGATTTTGTCCCAGTCGAAGCTGCTGTTCACTGTTGCTGACACTGTTATTTTTGGCTTTGTTTCCGATTCCTACGAGTTTTGA